Proteins from one Cicer arietinum cultivar CDC Frontier isolate Library 1 chromosome 3, Cicar.CDCFrontier_v2.0, whole genome shotgun sequence genomic window:
- the LOC101504246 gene encoding triacylglycerol lipase OBL1 codes for MKSRMEKEGWSYVIVRHEKDSGFTDLLRYAVSAQNPFSSSLVVGPTATPPDHRWVILLSILVRKLISFFAKPMHWIGLFLDFFLNLLSLNANFFGLLRNFIHGRVVVPERGSKTFMSTIGHLDDRFDLKFVWEEKGAAFKPQMGNRALMELCIMSSKLAYENPQLIRNIVNRHWKMHFVDFYDCWNDFQKQMSTQVFILCDKPRGANFILISFRGTEPFDADDWSTDFDYSWCEIPNVGKIHMGFLEALGLGNRDDPATFYFNLQRKYTNLINSTNGVHVGANYSSKHNSESLFSGTDSDEDNQSFTSETPHEKTAYDIVRSKLRNLLEEHKDANFIVTGHSLGGALAILFPTVLVVHEEMKIMERLLGVYTFGQPRIGNSQLARFMEPHLDRPIPKYFRVVYCNDIVPRLPYDDKTFLYKHFGECLYYNSHYIEKNVKEEPNRNFFGMRFILSEHLNAVWELVRGWTMGYVEGAEYKEGWFRILVRIIGLALPGFSAHCTTDYVNSIRLGKECSIQMSSI; via the exons ATGAAATCGAGAATGGAGAAAGAAGGGTGGAGTTATGTGATTGTGCGTCATGAGAAGGATAGTGGTTTTACAGACTTATTGCGATACGCTGTCTCCGCCCAAAAtccattttcatcttccttGGTTGTGGGTCCCACAGCCACTCCTCCTGATCACAGATGGGTCATCCTCCTTTCCATTCTCGTTCGCAAACTCATCTCTTTCTTTGCTAAGCCTATGCACTGGATTGGCCTCTTTCTTGATTTTTTCCTTAATCTTCTCTCCCTCAACGCTAACTTCTTTGGTCTGCTTCGCAACTTTATACATG GGAGAGTGGTGGTACCTGAGAGGGGCTCAAAAACTTTTATGAGTACAATTGGTCACTTAGACGACAGGTTTGATCTCAAATTTGTGTGGGAGGAGAAGGGAGCTGCTTTCAAACCACAAATGGGGAACCGGGCTTTAATGGAACTCTGCATTATGTCTTCCAAGTTAGCATATGAGAACCCTCAACTCATCAGAAATATTGTTAATCGCCATTGGAAG ATGCACTTTGTGGATTTTTATGACTGCTGGAATG ATTTCCAGAAACAGATGTCCACTCAAGTCTTCATTCTATGTGACAAACCCAGAGGTgctaattttatattaattagctTTAGAGGTACAGAACCTTTTGATGCTGATGATTGGAGTACTGATTTTGATTATTCCTGGTGTGAAATCCCAAATGTGGGAAAAATCCACATGGGATTTCTTGAAGCCCTTGGTCTGGGCAATAGAGATGACCCTGCAACCTTCTACTTTAATCTCCAACGGAAATATACAAACTTAATTAACTCTACAAATGGTGTTCATGTTGGAGCTAATTACTCTTCAAAACACAACTCTGAATCATTATTCTCAGGCACTGATTCTGATGAGGACAACCAATCTTTCACTTCTGAGACTCCACATGAGAAGACTGCATATGACATTGTGAGAAGTAAACTCAGAAACTTATTAGAGGAGCATAAGGATGCAAACTTCATTGTTACCGGGCATAGTTTGGGGGGAGCCTTGGCCATATTGTTTCCAACAGTGCTTGTGGTGCATGAGGAGATGAAGATAATGGAAAGGCTGCTTGGTGTATACACATTTGGCCAACCTAGGATAGGGAATAGCCAGCTTGCGAGATTCATGGAACCTCATCTGGATCGCCCTATTCCAAAGTACTTCAGGGTGGTTTACTGCAATGATATTGTCCCCAGGTTGccttatgatgacaaaactttcTTGTACAAACATTTCGGAGAGTGTCTTTACTACAACAGCCACTACATTGAAAAA AATGTGAAAGAGGAGCCAAATAGAAATTTCTTCGGAATGAGATTCATATTATCAGAACATTTGAATGCTGTTTGGGAGTTAGTTCGAGGATGGACAATGGGTTACGTTGAAGGAGCAGAGTATAAAGAAGGGTGGTTTCGCATATTGGTAAGGATAATAGGACTGGCACTTCCTGGTTTTTCAGCTCATTGTACCACAGATTATGTCAACTCTATAAGACTTGGGAAGGAATGCTCCATTCAAATGTCTTCTATTTAA